From the Maioricimonas rarisocia genome, one window contains:
- a CDS encoding type VI secretion system tube protein Hcp, which translates to MPGFLIFDELGIDPDMPFASAAKTALSMLPGSWMLHGLGGEYNVDVDPIAEINKTLDGGGHLGSMASSAEGAAESAAEGDAVGAIDGALGVVGEFWDAYQGWIPVVSVSQTVPSAAEQAREAAMSQLERFQQETMERTTAVAQQVGREAAEQVLRTNGPNGDANPATRGTSGSVPDAVTGFRSIDGVDRITAEIQLDVSFPRLLKAALKEKPAKVFDAAELHLCTVSTVDLRQLTFNSDSTAARLIRTLVGFHLFNVVPYLSISMRDVQIMEVSYNLLGDAEGSVPTANVNLRFEEVTWTYHVINGSNMNLYNIDFNYDIRKRKPPSGGFSLGSMINPFA; encoded by the coding sequence ATGCCGGGATTTCTTATCTTCGACGAGCTTGGAATCGACCCGGACATGCCTTTCGCCTCGGCGGCGAAGACTGCATTGTCCATGCTGCCGGGCAGCTGGATGCTGCACGGGCTGGGTGGTGAATACAACGTCGACGTCGACCCGATCGCCGAGATCAACAAGACGCTCGACGGCGGCGGTCATCTGGGAAGCATGGCGTCGAGCGCCGAAGGGGCCGCGGAGTCGGCTGCCGAAGGGGATGCCGTCGGCGCCATCGATGGTGCTCTGGGAGTGGTCGGCGAATTCTGGGACGCCTACCAGGGTTGGATTCCGGTTGTCAGTGTCAGCCAGACAGTACCGTCGGCCGCCGAGCAGGCCCGCGAAGCGGCCATGAGCCAGCTCGAGCGGTTCCAGCAGGAAACGATGGAGCGGACCACCGCAGTGGCGCAGCAGGTCGGTCGCGAAGCCGCCGAGCAGGTCCTGCGAACCAACGGCCCCAACGGCGACGCCAACCCGGCGACCCGGGGGACATCCGGCAGCGTGCCGGACGCGGTCACAGGCTTCCGCAGTATCGACGGTGTCGATCGTATCACGGCGGAAATTCAGCTCGACGTTTCGTTCCCGCGTCTGCTGAAGGCGGCGCTCAAGGAGAAGCCGGCCAAGGTGTTCGACGCCGCCGAACTTCATCTGTGCACCGTGTCGACCGTCGATCTGCGTCAGCTCACATTTAACTCCGACAGCACGGCAGCAAGACTGATCCGGACGCTCGTCGGCTTCCACCTGTTCAACGTCGTGCCGTACCTGTCGATCAGCATGCGTGACGTGCAGATCATGGAGGTCAGCTACAACCTGCTGGGCGATGCCGAGGGATCGGTCCCGACGGCCAATGTGAACCTGCGATTCGAAGAGGTCACATGGACCTATCACGTGATCAACGGTTCAAACATGAACCTGTACAACATTGACTTCAACTATGATATCCGCAAGCGGAAGCCGCCTTCCGGAGGCTTCTCGCTGGGCTCGATGATCAACCCCTTTGCCTGA
- a CDS encoding type VI secretion system Vgr family protein, whose translation MFFSDPKFIQDNCDLLIDSPLDENDLLLTALDADEAISRPFQFSLGMLSEELSIDPEDLIGKPLSITVKPRKPDDGMLSLLFSKKEARFFHGIVSSFSAGVAVKREDSDARGFRVYHATLVPRLWFLSHSTNCRIFQEKTPLQIIETVLEEQGFRPRRDYSISDVRGPLAKRKWDYCVQYRESDLNFLSRLMEQLGIYYYFEHEDSGHTLVLTDKEQLSTDTIDVIYKPFSNIIDEDNQVTMWEHRYGFESGKVSTTDFDYRNSSTNLLASASSKKSDASRDYERFDYPGYYQTTKADQFGTTKDGKNIAEIHMQALDSQRHIIRGASVARELMPGLRIEMEYLGLDDEDGEKYLLTSLQHRYRQNVIPVMGRLGTTDYNNSFTCIPDRTPFRPPRVTQRPVVEGPQTAIVIGTKAFDAKTKSDQEVMTDKYGRVKVQFHWDRRQGDGEKPYENSSCWIRVSQGHSGAGWGMINIPRKGEEVIVDFIEGDPDQPIITGRVYNAQNKLPYRLDDDNEKDNIYISGFKTRSSPQGDVTKNYNELRFQDKKGKEHIYFHAERDFTRVVENKDVLIVSDEKEITQKRIDKVTKDTAKGSQTIEIYKNRTVTILSGDEKFNVDEGNRTVTIKKGNDHTEVEEGKRTAKISKGNDEIEVSKGDRIINVKKGEHKLDVAQDISITSGKNVDIQAGNNSITLKVGQSKIQMKSDGTITISGNKITLNGMKIALKGKQSVQIDAMQTVKIKALQKTKVEGTLGLELAGLKVDGKGQLMSTLKGGLMAEVKAGALAKVKGAITFVG comes from the coding sequence ATGTTCTTCTCGGATCCCAAATTCATCCAGGACAACTGCGATCTGCTGATCGACAGCCCGCTGGATGAAAACGATCTTCTGCTGACGGCGCTGGATGCGGACGAGGCGATCTCGCGGCCCTTTCAGTTCAGTCTCGGCATGCTCTCCGAGGAACTGTCGATCGACCCAGAGGACCTGATCGGCAAACCACTGTCGATTACCGTCAAGCCGCGCAAGCCGGATGACGGCATGCTCAGCCTGCTGTTCAGCAAGAAGGAGGCGCGCTTCTTCCACGGAATCGTGTCGTCGTTCTCGGCCGGCGTTGCCGTCAAACGTGAGGACAGCGACGCCCGGGGGTTTCGCGTCTACCACGCAACGCTGGTGCCGCGGTTGTGGTTTCTCAGCCATAGCACGAACTGCCGCATCTTTCAGGAAAAGACGCCTCTGCAGATCATCGAGACCGTCCTGGAAGAGCAGGGGTTCCGCCCCCGCCGCGACTACAGCATCAGTGACGTACGGGGTCCACTGGCAAAGCGGAAGTGGGACTATTGCGTGCAGTACCGGGAAAGTGACCTGAACTTTCTCTCCCGGCTGATGGAACAACTGGGGATCTACTACTACTTCGAACATGAGGACAGTGGACATACGCTGGTTCTCACCGACAAGGAACAGCTCTCCACCGACACGATCGACGTGATCTACAAACCGTTCTCGAACATCATCGACGAGGACAACCAGGTCACGATGTGGGAGCACCGCTACGGCTTCGAGTCGGGCAAGGTTTCGACGACCGATTTCGACTACCGCAACTCCTCGACCAATCTGCTCGCCTCGGCCAGCTCCAAGAAGTCCGATGCCAGCAGAGACTACGAGCGGTTCGACTACCCCGGGTACTACCAGACGACGAAAGCGGATCAGTTCGGCACGACAAAAGACGGCAAGAACATCGCCGAAATCCACATGCAGGCGCTCGACTCGCAGCGGCACATCATTCGGGGCGCCAGCGTCGCCCGCGAACTGATGCCGGGCCTGCGAATCGAGATGGAGTACCTGGGGCTCGACGACGAGGACGGGGAGAAGTATCTCCTGACGTCATTGCAGCACCGGTATCGCCAGAACGTCATTCCGGTGATGGGGCGTCTCGGCACGACGGACTACAACAATTCGTTCACCTGCATTCCCGACCGCACCCCCTTCCGACCGCCACGCGTCACCCAGCGCCCCGTGGTCGAAGGCCCGCAGACGGCCATCGTCATCGGCACCAAGGCGTTCGACGCGAAGACGAAGAGCGATCAGGAGGTGATGACCGACAAGTATGGCCGCGTGAAGGTGCAGTTTCACTGGGACCGCCGCCAGGGGGATGGCGAGAAGCCCTACGAAAACAGCTCCTGCTGGATTCGGGTCTCGCAGGGACACAGCGGCGCCGGCTGGGGCATGATCAACATTCCCCGCAAGGGGGAAGAAGTGATCGTGGACTTCATCGAAGGAGATCCCGATCAGCCGATCATTACCGGTCGCGTCTATAACGCGCAGAACAAGCTGCCGTACCGGCTCGACGACGATAACGAGAAAGACAACATTTACATCAGCGGGTTCAAGACCCGCAGCAGTCCGCAAGGCGACGTCACCAAGAACTACAACGAACTGCGTTTTCAGGACAAGAAGGGGAAGGAGCACATCTACTTCCATGCCGAACGGGACTTCACCCGCGTCGTGGAGAATAAGGATGTGCTGATCGTCAGCGACGAGAAAGAGATCACACAGAAACGGATCGACAAGGTCACGAAGGATACCGCGAAGGGTAGCCAGACGATCGAGATCTACAAGAACCGGACGGTCACGATCCTGAGCGGCGACGAGAAGTTCAACGTCGACGAAGGGAACCGGACGGTCACGATCAAGAAGGGCAACGACCATACCGAAGTCGAAGAGGGAAAGCGGACTGCGAAGATCAGCAAGGGCAACGACGAGATCGAAGTCAGCAAAGGCGACCGGATCATCAATGTCAAGAAGGGCGAACACAAGCTCGACGTCGCCCAGGACATTTCGATCACCTCGGGAAAGAACGTCGACATCCAGGCCGGCAACAACTCGATCACGCTCAAGGTCGGCCAGTCGAAAATCCAGATGAAGAGCGACGGGACGATTACGATCTCAGGCAACAAGATCACCCTCAACGGCATGAAGATCGCTCTGAAAGGCAAGCAGAGCGTGCAGATCGACGCGATGCAGACCGTCAAGATCAAGGCGCTGCAGAAGACCAAGGTCGAAGGAACCCTCGGGCTCGAACTGGCCGGTCTGAAAGTCGACGGCAAAGGCCAGCTGATGTCGACGCTGAAAGGTGGACTGATGGCCGAAGTCAAGGCGGGCGCCCTGGCCAAGGTCAAGGGAGCCATCACGTTCGTCGGTTAG
- a CDS encoding methyltransferase regulatory domain-containing protein, giving the protein MSEASTNSYDELPYPGSPFPQTHPDRLATIGRLFGMQPPAVDACRVLELGCTDGGNLIPMAIELPGSEFVGIDLSQRQIDKGLGLLSELQLSNITLLQQDIMDLGDEHGQFDYVIAHGVFSWVPREVQDRIFEIIRRWLTPQGIAYVSYNTYPGWHMRGMLRDMMLFHTRQFSDATTRIEQARALINFLAESVPGGDDNPYRLLLTRELESMQNWADSYIYHESLETHNEPLYFHQFVERAGRSQLRFLGEANFGTMLANDFPDSVAETLGEIGRDIVEMEQYMDFVRNRLFRQTLLCHEDVSLDRRLNSDFVADMYVRSFLRPMSADIDLHSGEAMQFQSSSGVVATAHSPLQKAAFWALATAFPQAIHFPELLRRARSTIEGRRYGLQETSVLESEAEDLRDSIFKCFCDHLIDLRVSPTPFVTEPGDRPLASPLARLQAEPNGCVTTLGHDQVKLDTLNAHLLWRLDGEHDRAALIEALRQLHVDGTIVATRDGEPIDDPETIAGVLEQQLDVRIGELAGMGLLLA; this is encoded by the coding sequence ATGTCGGAAGCGTCAACGAACAGCTACGACGAACTCCCCTATCCCGGTTCTCCGTTTCCACAGACGCACCCGGATCGGCTGGCCACGATCGGCCGACTTTTCGGCATGCAGCCTCCCGCGGTGGATGCCTGCCGCGTGCTCGAACTGGGGTGCACCGACGGCGGGAATCTGATCCCGATGGCGATCGAGTTGCCCGGCAGTGAGTTCGTCGGCATCGATCTTTCCCAACGGCAGATCGACAAGGGGCTGGGCCTGCTGAGCGAACTGCAGCTTTCCAATATCACGCTGCTGCAGCAGGACATCATGGACCTGGGCGACGAGCACGGTCAGTTTGACTACGTCATCGCCCACGGCGTGTTTTCGTGGGTGCCTCGCGAAGTTCAGGATCGCATCTTCGAGATCATCCGCAGGTGGCTCACGCCGCAGGGGATTGCGTACGTCAGCTACAACACGTACCCCGGCTGGCACATGCGGGGCATGCTGCGGGACATGATGCTGTTCCACACGCGGCAGTTTTCCGACGCGACGACCCGCATCGAGCAGGCCCGGGCGTTGATCAACTTCCTCGCCGAGTCCGTGCCGGGAGGCGACGACAATCCGTATCGTCTGCTGCTTACCCGCGAACTCGAAAGCATGCAGAACTGGGCCGACTCGTACATCTACCACGAGTCGCTCGAAACGCACAACGAACCGCTGTACTTCCATCAGTTCGTCGAACGGGCCGGTCGAAGCCAGCTCCGCTTTCTCGGCGAGGCGAACTTCGGCACGATGCTCGCCAACGACTTCCCCGACTCCGTGGCGGAAACGCTCGGCGAGATCGGTCGCGACATCGTCGAGATGGAACAGTACATGGACTTTGTGCGGAACCGGCTGTTCCGGCAGACGCTGCTCTGTCACGAGGACGTCTCACTGGATCGCCGACTGAATTCCGATTTCGTCGCGGACATGTACGTGCGGTCGTTTCTCCGCCCGATGTCGGCAGACATCGATCTGCATTCCGGCGAAGCGATGCAGTTTCAGTCCTCCAGCGGCGTCGTGGCGACGGCACACTCGCCGTTGCAGAAAGCCGCTTTCTGGGCGCTGGCCACCGCCTTTCCGCAGGCGATTCACTTCCCGGAACTTCTTCGCAGGGCCCGTTCGACGATTGAAGGGCGGAGGTACGGGCTTCAGGAAACATCCGTGCTCGAGTCCGAGGCGGAAGATCTGCGGGACTCGATCTTCAAGTGTTTCTGCGACCATCTGATCGACCTTCGCGTCAGCCCCACTCCATTCGTTACCGAACCGGGTGACCGGCCACTCGCCAGTCCGCTGGCCCGCCTGCAGGCCGAACCGAACGGTTGCGTGACGACGCTCGGGCACGATCAGGTGAAGCTGGATACGCTGAATGCGCACCTGCTTTGGCGGCTCGATGGAGAACATGACCGCGCCGCTCTTATTGAGGCGCTGCGCCAGCTGCACGTCGACGGTACAATCGTCGCGACGCGGGATGGCGAACCCATCGACGATCCCGAAACGATCGCCGGTGTTCTCGAGCAACAGCTCGATGTACGGATCGGAGAACTGGCGGGAATGGGACTGCTGCTTGCGTGA
- a CDS encoding type VI secretion system contractile sheath domain-containing protein, with the protein MEYELSFGNFGGADSGGSTPGSAFRLAILGDFSGRANRGELAIGDDLASRKPVRVDFDSLDDVFESFSPKLRVPIAGGRSVVELAFESRDDFDIDEFYDRVDMIDDVAGIGRRIDRSVEKAVKLFNKWSVPDETPRSKDRSRATRIPVVDARSDLASLQGTPSVPADAEALDTGPLLESLCARFMKEPAAADPPSKDDLQAAAAEALNAATRELIHHPDFQALEGIWGELEWLLRRVDKGMKVKVFLFDVSAEEIAADLAATDDLQETGLYRLLVSNTAEGVDGEPWSMLIGRYEFDYHPVHFELLGRVGKIGERLNAPFLSAINARLLDEDFKNKDEELAAAWNQLRSLRAASYLALATPGFLVRMPYGENGKSTEHFNFEEFHLDGFPGCCLWGSPAVFTAALVVGSFLKEGKWEFDPNAGHVLDKMPLYVYRDAEGEPDTVCSEKRFALAAGEMAASLGIIPLQAVKGRDSIQIPQMRSLRAGDPRLCGAWAKAPAGDGPVTKAPAAASPSEPAATGAAPAQPAASAPAAAPSSPEPAPAAPAAPAADDGMDPELAALLGGGSSASEGTKTEPKSDDDDGMDPELAALLGGGSSDDSKADASSDDADEGMDPELAALLGGSNTSSSPDDADDDDDDDDGMDPELAALLNG; encoded by the coding sequence ATGGAATACGAACTCTCTTTCGGAAACTTCGGAGGAGCGGACAGCGGCGGAAGCACGCCCGGCTCGGCCTTCCGCCTTGCGATCCTCGGCGACTTCTCCGGCCGGGCCAACCGGGGCGAACTGGCGATCGGCGACGATCTCGCCTCACGCAAGCCGGTTCGTGTCGACTTCGACTCACTCGACGACGTGTTCGAGAGTTTCTCGCCGAAGCTGCGGGTTCCGATCGCCGGCGGACGCTCGGTCGTCGAACTCGCCTTCGAATCCCGCGACGACTTCGACATCGACGAATTCTATGACCGCGTCGACATGATCGACGACGTGGCGGGCATCGGTCGGCGGATCGACCGCTCGGTCGAGAAAGCCGTCAAACTGTTCAACAAGTGGTCGGTGCCGGATGAAACGCCGCGGTCGAAGGATCGCTCGCGGGCGACGCGGATTCCGGTGGTCGATGCGCGTTCCGATCTGGCCTCCCTGCAGGGGACGCCGTCTGTTCCCGCCGATGCCGAGGCTCTCGACACCGGCCCCCTGCTCGAATCACTCTGTGCGCGCTTCATGAAGGAGCCGGCTGCTGCCGATCCACCGTCGAAGGACGACCTGCAGGCGGCCGCGGCCGAGGCGCTCAACGCTGCAACGCGCGAGCTGATCCATCACCCGGACTTTCAGGCACTGGAAGGCATCTGGGGCGAGCTGGAATGGTTGCTGCGACGCGTCGACAAGGGGATGAAGGTCAAGGTGTTCCTCTTCGACGTCAGTGCCGAGGAGATCGCCGCCGATCTCGCTGCCACCGACGATCTGCAGGAGACCGGCCTGTACCGCCTGCTGGTCAGCAACACCGCGGAGGGTGTCGACGGCGAGCCCTGGTCGATGCTGATCGGCCGTTACGAATTCGACTACCACCCGGTCCATTTCGAGCTGCTCGGGCGCGTGGGGAAGATCGGCGAACGGTTGAACGCGCCGTTTCTCTCCGCCATCAACGCGCGACTGCTCGACGAGGACTTCAAAAACAAGGACGAAGAGCTGGCCGCCGCGTGGAACCAGCTACGCTCGCTACGGGCGGCTTCGTACCTCGCGCTGGCGACGCCCGGCTTTCTGGTCCGGATGCCGTATGGCGAGAACGGCAAGTCGACCGAGCACTTCAACTTCGAGGAGTTTCATCTCGACGGCTTTCCCGGCTGCTGCCTGTGGGGCAGCCCGGCCGTCTTCACCGCGGCCCTGGTCGTCGGGAGCTTCCTCAAGGAGGGGAAATGGGAGTTCGACCCCAACGCCGGGCACGTCCTCGACAAGATGCCTCTCTACGTCTATCGCGATGCGGAAGGTGAGCCGGACACCGTCTGCAGCGAGAAGCGGTTTGCGCTCGCCGCAGGCGAGATGGCGGCCAGCCTCGGCATCATTCCCCTGCAGGCGGTGAAGGGGCGGGATTCGATTCAGATCCCACAAATGCGGTCCCTGCGGGCTGGCGACCCCCGGCTGTGCGGGGCCTGGGCCAAAGCTCCTGCCGGCGATGGTCCCGTGACAAAAGCGCCCGCCGCTGCGAGTCCTTCCGAACCGGCCGCCACCGGAGCCGCACCGGCACAGCCGGCCGCTTCGGCTCCCGCCGCCGCTCCGTCGTCTCCTGAGCCCGCGCCTGCCGCTCCTGCCGCTCCTGCCGCTGACGACGGCATGGACCCCGAACTGGCCGCATTGCTTGGCGGCGGTTCGTCGGCCTCCGAGGGAACGAAGACCGAACCCAAATCGGACGACGATGACGGGATGGATCCCGAGCTGGCGGCACTGCTTGGCGGCGGCAGCAGTGACGATTCGAAGGCGGACGCCTCCAGCGACGATGCTGACGAAGGCATGGATCCGGAACTGGCGGCCCTCCTGGGGGGCTCGAACACGTCCTCCTCACCTGATGACGCGGACGACGACGACGATGATGACGACGGGATGGACCCGGAACTGGCGGCGCTGCTGAACGGTTAG